The Erwinia sorbitola nucleotide sequence ACGACGCAGCGCCTGCTGCACCTGGTGCGCAGATAACCGGTCGCTCTGGCTCAGTTTGAGCCAGTTAATCAGCTGGTTGGTGGTACTGCCTGCCGCAGAGACGACCATCAGGTCACCGGGCTGGCTGTACTCTGCCATGATCCCGGCAACACGCTGGTAGCATTTGGCATCGGCCAGGCTACTGCCACCAAATTTATGTAACTGCCGTGAACTGTCTGCCCCTGCCACTGCTGAATAACTCATGCTTACCTCTTGGCCGCGATCCGGAACGCATTATCCAGATCGGCGATTAAATCTTCGTGATCTTCAATTCCTACCGAAACACGCAGCAGCGTTTCCGAAATTCCCGCTGCCGCCCGTGCTTCAGCAGACATGCCTGCATGTGTCATCGTCGCAGTATGAGAAATCAGGCTTTCAACGCCACCCAGCGACTCCGCCAGGGTAAATAATTCCAGCGCTTTCAGGAAACGACGCAGCGTCGCTTCATCACCGTTCAGCTCAAAACTTAGCATGGCGCCAAAGCCTTTTTGCTGACTTACCGCAAACTGATGGCCGGCATTTTCCGGCAGCGAAGGATGATACAACTTTTTCACCAGCGGTTGTTGTTTCAGGTAATCGACAATCGCTAATGCATTACGTTGGGCGGCCGCCATACGCGGGGCCAGAGTACGCATTCCGCGCAGCAGCAGATAGCTGTCGAACGCGCTACCGGTTACACCAATATTGTTCGCCCACCAGGCAAGATCGATGGCATGCTGCGGGTCTTTGGCAACCACAGCACCTGCCACAACATCAGAGTGACCGTTAAGATATTTGGTACATGAGTGAATCACCAGGTCAGCACCCAGCGCCAGCGGATTTTGCAAGGCCGGGCTGAGGAAAGTATTGTCCACTACGCTAATCGCGCCTGCCTCTGCCGCCGCCCGGGCGATGGAGACAATATCCACCACACGCAGCAGCGGATTGCTTGGGCTTTCAATCAGCACCAGCTTTGGTTTCTCGGCCAGTGCTGCCTTTAATGCTGCTTCGTCACCCTGGTCGACAAATTTCACGCGATAAGCGCCACGCTTACTCAGGCTGTCAAACAGACGGTAGCTGCCGCCATAACAGTCATGTGGTGCCACCAGCAGGTCGCCAGGCTTAAGGAACACGGTACACACCAGATGAATGGCGGACATGCCCGTATTTGTCATCACCGCACCAGCGCCCCCTTCCAGCTCCGCCAGCGCACGCTGCACCACATCACGCGACGGGTTGCCACGGCGTGAGTAGTCATGAGCGCGCGGCTCATTGAAGTCGGTAAAGTTATAGGTGGTGGAGAGATGGATGGGTGGGACGACGCAGCCATATTGCTCGTCATCATTCAAACCGCTACGTACTGCGATAGTTGCCTGTTTACGCGTCATGGTGCATTGATTCCTGCTGGTAAGGTAAAAGAATAGTGATAGAGTAAACAGCAGGGAGATAGACGTCAATACATCTGGACATCTAAATGTCTTAGCGTATAGATTGAGCAATGAATGAATAACCGTTAGAATTATGTCGATATATCCCAGAGAAAGTTGTGCCATCCCGGTGTGGTGGACATCGACTTCGGGCATAATTGGCCAAATTTCGGTATTTCTAATTAAATATGACTAAGGTAACTCATGGCTGAATGGAACGGCGAATATATCAGCCCTTACGCTGAACACGGTAAAAAAAGCGAACAGGTTAAAAAGATTACGGTATCCATTCCGTTGAAAGTATTGAAAATTTTGACCGATGAACGCACCCGCCGCCAGGTTAATAACTTGCGCCATGCCACCAACAGCGAACTGCTGTGTGAGGCATTCCTGCATGCATTTACCGGCCAGCCTTTACCGGATGATATCGACCTGCGTAAAGAGCGCAGCGACGAAATACCGGAAGAAGCAAAAACGATCATGCGGCAGATGGGCGTCGATCCTGATACCTGGGAATACTAGAAACCCGGTTATCCGCTCAGGCATCTGATGAAAAATCAGGTGCCTCATCTGCCCGTGTTCCTGAACGCCCTCTGCATATGACAGACGCCGTTCCCCGGGCCGCAGACATAAAAAAACCCAGCCAATGGCTGGGTTTTTCTTACATCCGAAACGTTTACCGTCTCTTACAGGGTGCTTATTTAGCGCCTGGGATGCTGAAACGCTTGTTGAAGCGATCCACACGACCACCGCTAGCAACATCACGCTGCTTACCGGTGTAGAACGGGTGGCAGTTGCCGCACACGTCCAGGTTCAGGTCGCGACCCACGGTAGAGCGGGTTTTGATTTCGTTACCGCAAGAACATTTAGCAGTAATTTCAACGTAATTCGGGTGAATACCTTTTTTCATGGGAAAACCTCAGTTAAGGCCGTGTCGCTCTCCCGCGCCAGGATTTCTCCTGCACCGGCACCACACGAAGATTAATAGTAATACTTCACGGTATTGGTACCAAAAAGCTGTACCAACGGCGGCGAACTATACAGAAACTAAACAGCCGCTGCAATCGGATCCGCACATTCCCGACGACTCAGTGTACACTTACTGGCCCTGTTTTTCACCCGGATGAATCCATGCCCGTTGTTCAGGTCGCGCTACCCGTTCCGCTTGCCCGCAACTTTGATTACCTGTTGCCTCCACATCTCAGCCACGCTGTGCCTGGAGGACGGGTCAGTGTGCCTTTTGGCAAGCGTAAAGCGATCGGCGTGGTAGTGAAGATTGTAGAACATAGCGACTTCCCGCTCGACCAGCTAAAAAGCGTACATGAGGTGCTGGATAGCGATTCACTCTATCCTGCGCCCCTGTGGCACATCCTCCTTTGGGCTGCCGACTATTATCACTATCCGCTGGGGGAAGTGCTGTTCCACGCTATGCCTGTCCTGCTGCGTCAGGGGAAAGCAGCCGAAGAGGCCCCGCTATGGCAATGGTTAATGACGGAAGAAGGTAAAGCCACCGCGCCGGAAAGCCTGAAACGCGCCCCGAGGCAGCAGCAGGCGCTGGCGGCGCTGCGTAGCCGCGGGCTTTACCGCCATGAAGTCAGCCAGCACGATATTACCGAGGCCACACTGCAAGCCCTGCGCGCCAAAGGTCTTTGTGAGCTGCGCCCGCAGCCCCGTGCCCGCCAGGACTGGCGAGAAAATTATACGGTCAATGGCGAACGCCTGCGGCTGAATACGGAGCAGGCAACCGCAGTCGGTGCTATCCGCAGCGCTGACGACCATTTCTCCGCCTGGCTGCTGGCGGGGATTACCGGATCGGGTAAAACCGAAGTTTACCTCAGCGTGCTGGAGAATATTCTCGCCAATGGCAAGCAGGCGCTGGTGCTGGTACCGGAAATTGGCCTGACGCCACAAACCATTGCCCGTTTTCGCGAGCGTTTCAGCGCACCTGTTGACGTACTGCATTCCGGGCTAAACGACAGCGAACGCCTCGCCGTCTGGCTGCGGGCGCGCAGCGGCGAAACGGCCATTGTGATTGGCACCCGCTCCTCGCTGTTTACGCCGTTTGCCCGCCTGGGGGCGATCATTATTGATGAAGAGCACGACAGCTCTTACAAACAGCAGGAAGGCTGGCGCTATCACGCGCGCGACCTGGCGGTGTTCCGCGCACGTCAGGAAGATAT carries:
- the metB gene encoding cystathionine gamma-synthase, which encodes MTRKQATIAVRSGLNDDEQYGCVVPPIHLSTTYNFTDFNEPRAHDYSRRGNPSRDVVQRALAELEGGAGAVMTNTGMSAIHLVCTVFLKPGDLLVAPHDCYGGSYRLFDSLSKRGAYRVKFVDQGDEAALKAALAEKPKLVLIESPSNPLLRVVDIVSIARAAAEAGAISVVDNTFLSPALQNPLALGADLVIHSCTKYLNGHSDVVAGAVVAKDPQHAIDLAWWANNIGVTGSAFDSYLLLRGMRTLAPRMAAAQRNALAIVDYLKQQPLVKKLYHPSLPENAGHQFAVSQQKGFGAMLSFELNGDEATLRRFLKALELFTLAESLGGVESLISHTATMTHAGMSAEARAAAGISETLLRVSVGIEDHEDLIADLDNAFRIAAKR
- the metJ gene encoding met regulon transcriptional regulator MetJ codes for the protein MAEWNGEYISPYAEHGKKSEQVKKITVSIPLKVLKILTDERTRRQVNNLRHATNSELLCEAFLHAFTGQPLPDDIDLRKERSDEIPEEAKTIMRQMGVDPDTWEY
- the rpmE gene encoding 50S ribosomal protein L31 translates to MKKGIHPNYVEITAKCSCGNEIKTRSTVGRDLNLDVCGNCHPFYTGKQRDVASGGRVDRFNKRFSIPGAK